Proteins from a single region of Thunnus maccoyii chromosome 23, fThuMac1.1, whole genome shotgun sequence:
- the LOC121890513 gene encoding serine-threonine kinase receptor-associated protein, translated as MAMRQTPLTCSGHTRPVVDLAFSGITPYGYFLISACKDGKPMLRQGDTGDWIGTFLGHKGAVWGATLNTDATKAATAAADFTAKVWDAVSGDEVLTLAHKHIVKTVTFTQDSNCLLTGGNDKLLRIYDLSNPEAAPQEIAGHTSAIKKALWCNNDKQILSAADDKTIRLWDRTSMEEVKTLAFDTSVSSMEYVADGEILVITYGKTIAFYNALSLDLIKTVEAPAPINSASLHPEKDFFVAGGEDFKLYKFDYSTKEELESYKGHFGPVHCVRFSPDGELYASGSEDGTLRLWQTAVGKTYGLWKCVLPDDLGTENSEQLYPSTPEIKA; from the exons ATGGCAATGAGACAGACTCCCCTCACCTGCTCCGGGCACACCCGGCCTGTGGTGGACCTCGCCTTCAGTGGAATCACTCCCTATGGTTACTTCCTCATCAGCGCCTGCAAAG atggcAAGCCCATGTTGCGCCAGGGAGACACAGGGGACTGGATAGGAACGTTTCTGGGTCACAAAGGCGCTGTCTGGGGAGCCACTCTGAACACAGACGCCACCAAGGCAGCCACAGCTGCAGCTGACTTCACAGC AAAGGTGTGGGATGCAGTGAGTGGAGACGAGGTCCTCACactggcacacaaacacatcgtCAAGACTGTCACCTTTACTCAG GACAGCAACTGTCTGTTGACCGGAGGAAACGACAAGCTCCTGCGCATCTATGATCTCAGCAACCCTGAAGCAG CACCACAGGAGATTGCAGGTCACACCTCAGCCATCAAGAAAGCTCTGTGGTGCAACAACGACAAGCAGATCCTCTCCGCTGCCGACGACAAAACCATACG gctGTGGGACAGGACCTCCATGGAGGAGGTGAAGACGCTGGCGTTCGACACATCAGTGAGCAGCATGGAGTATGTGGCTGACGGAGAGATTCTCGTGATCACATACGGAAAGACGATCGCTTTCTACAATGCTCTGAG CCTGGACCTGATCAAGACTGTGGAGGCTCCAGCTCCCATCAACTCAGCCTCCCTCCACCCAGAGAAGGACTTCTTTGTCGCTGGTGGAGAAGACTTCAAGCTTTACAAATTTGACTACAGCACCAAGGAAGAGCTGG AGTCCTATAAGGGTCACTTTGGTCCAGTGCACTGTGTACGCTTCAGCCCTGATGGTGAGCTGTACGCCAGCGGCTCTGAGGACGGCACGCTGCGACTGTGGCAGACAGCGGTGGGGAAAACCTACGGCCTGTGGAAGTGTGTCCTTCCCG ACGACTTGGGGACAGAGAACTCTGAGCAGCTGTACCCCTCGACCCCTGAGATCAAAGCCTGA